Proteins co-encoded in one Malus sylvestris chromosome 9, drMalSylv7.2, whole genome shotgun sequence genomic window:
- the LOC126582638 gene encoding S-adenosylmethionine synthase 1, with protein sequence METFLFTSESVNEGHPDKLCDQISDAVLDACLAQDPDSKVACETCTKTNMVMVFGEITTKANVDYEKIVRDTCRAIGFVSDDVGLDADNCKVLVNIEQQSPDIAQGVHGHFTKRPEEIGAGDQGHMFGYATDETPELMPLSHVLSTKLGARLTEVRKNGTCPWLRPDGKTQVTVEYYNENGAMVPVRVHTVLISTQHDETVTNDEIAADLKEHVIKPVVPEKYLDEKTIFHLNPSGRFVIGGPHGDAGLTGRKIIIDTYGGWGAHGGGAFSGKDPTKVDRSGAYIVRQAAKSIVANGLARRAIVQVSYAIGVPEPLSVFVDTYGTGKIPDREILKIVKETFDFRPGMITINLDLKRGGGGRFLKTAAYGHFGRDDPDFTWEVVKPLKWEKPQS encoded by the coding sequence ATGGAGACTTTCCTATTCACATCTGAATCCGTGAACGAGGGTCACCCCGACAAGCTGTGCGACCAGATCTCTGATGCAGTGCTAGATGCCTGCCTTGCCCAGGACCCTGACAGCAAGGTTGCCTGTGAGACATGCACCAAAACCAACATGGTCATGGTGTTCGGAGAGATCACTACCAAGGCCAATGTTGACTATGAGAAGATCGTCCGTGACACTTGCCGCGCCATTGGATTTGTTTCTGATGATGTGGGCCTTGATGCCGATAACTGCAAGGTCCTGGTTAATATTGAGCAGCAGAGCCCTGATATTGCCCAGGGTGTCCATGGTCACTTTACCAAGCGACCTGAGGAGATTGGTGCTGGTGACCAGGGTCACATGTTTGGTTATGCCACTGATGAAACCCCTGAATTGATGCCCCTTAGCCATGTGCTTTCCACCAAGCTTGGTGCTCGTCTCACCGAGGTTAGGAAGAATGGTACCTGCCCTTGGTTGAGACCCGACGGTAAGACCCAAGTCACCGTGGAGTACTACAACGAAAACGGAGCTATGGTTCCAGTCCGTGTCCACACTGTTCTCATCTCCACCCAGCATGATGAGACTGTCACAAACGATGAGATTGCCGCTGACCTCAAGGAGCATGTCATTAAGCCCGTTGTCCCTGAGAAGTACCTTGACGAGAAGACAATCTTCCACCTTAACCCCTCAGGCCGCTTTGTGATTGGTGGTCCTCATGGTGATGCAGGTCTTACTGGACGCAAGATTATAATTGACACTTATGGTGGATGGGGAGCCCATGGTGGAGGTGCTTTCTCTGGAAAGGACCCAACCAAGGTCGACAGGAGTGGCGCCTACATTGTGAGGCAGGCTGCCAAGAGCATTGTAGCAAATGGGCTTGCTCGCAGGGCCATTGTGCAGGTGTCTTATGCCATCGGTGTGCCGGAGCCCTTGTCAGTTTTCGTTGACACATATGGAACTGGAAAGATCCCCGACAGGGAAATCCTTAAAATTGTGAAGGAGACCTTCGACTTCAGGCCTGGCATGATCACTATCAACCTGGACCTCAAGAGGGGTGGTGGGGGAAGGTTCTTGAAGACAGCTGCCTATGGACACTTTGGAAGGGACGATCCAGATTTCACCTGGGAGGTTGTGAAGCCCCTCAAATGGGAGAAGCCTCAATCTTGA